The Ictalurus punctatus breed USDA103 chromosome 17, Coco_2.0, whole genome shotgun sequence sequence TCGCTGAGGTGGTCTGAAGATACGTGGGCTCCAATCACACATTCGAGTCCTGGCCGATTGCCACCCAGTTGGGCATTGAAGTCCCCAACCAGGAACTTTAACTGTCATCTCACGAATGTCATCGAAGGTATCTTGGAGCTGCTTGTAGAATTCATCTTTTGCTGCATCATCAGCACTTTCTGTCAGTGTATATGCTTGCACGACTGTTGCACGACTGTTGCTTTGGTGTGTCTGTAGGTGAAGCAAGCTGTAATTATCCTGCTGCTAACGTATTTCCAGTCGATGAGTGCTTTTGCTGCTCTTTTGCTCAAGAACAGACCTACATTCATTCCGCTCCCACATATACGACTGTCTTGCCTTTGCTGGCATTCCCTGACACCCAGGATGTCCAGCTGATAATTCTCAAAGGCCCACAGTAGTTGGGCGAGTCATCCACTTTGGTACACATTTAGATTTTTGTGATGTTTCTTGTAGAGAAGTTTGTTTCCGATATTGTGCACCAGACACCGGCATCAGTTTGTTCAGGCGCCATCACATGACTCAGATTTGAGCTTCTATCGCACTGATCAGGAAGAACTGAAGTTCTTCTTGCTGTTTCTGTAGCGGTTCTCGGTTGTATGGGGACGGGTTGCTAGCCCGACGCACAACACTTCTCCTTTCGCATCCGGGCTTGGGACCTACCATGGTGGCTTTCAATCTGGATATTTCTGGATATTTGGATATCCACAATCTGGATATATAACACAATCAtcgttgacatctggggaatcagctgttgtcaaaaccaagaagcCTTGAACTGcggagagcctgcagtcaaaaaggggATAGCAACagagatctgaagggattgaacATTGACACAAAGATGGCTTTTTTTCTGTTGAGCGGGTAAGAAATTTCAGTGGTTCAATATGTAGTTAACTAACATTAGTACACTTGTTCGCTTGATTCATCTAGGGATCGAGTTtcctatgttgttgtttttttgttgctatggtgattgtgttaaattgcatttattttctgctagctatgagaaagagcgagagagagagagagagcaactcaCATCTCTTCCAACAAAACCGTATCCACCACTACATCTATTGTCAAGTATTGGAGCTTATATACAGTCCATACAaatacctcaaaccatcagattcatccacGAAGAGGAACAGTGCCGAAGCACATcccacgttaaaaaaaaaaaaacgctcggCAAGTAacttgcagttttatttttcaaacagagatggtgaTAGGGAGGCAAAGGTTCAGTACTGtagctttaaaaatgtttttgcattttgttgtcCTTACTTATACACATGCAATATACCACTGcttgatttttgtttaattccTCCTACATGTTTTAAATTTACTTATTTCTTAATTGTTTtttcttgggttttttttattttttgtattattcaTAATTTTCCAAAAAAAGGTTGGTATTGGTTTTATTTACCAAATGTATTTTGAAAGTACACAGAATTTGGACATtgctatttaaaatgtttgtccTGCCCCACCAACATCTATGGCCAAAGGCCACTCGTGCCAATTAGCAGAAGACTTTTGTGTATTTGAATGCTTTTTGAATTTGAAATACACCTAATTTTATCACATTCATTAAGGTTATGTGTAATGGGAACTCTTttagtttattcattttgattttctgtttttaatgggtttttttgttatttgtttttttcccccctataaTATCATGACAAGACAGGTTTTAAACCCTGCAGGCTATTCAACATTCTTTCAGCTTTATGTTTCAGTCACACCTTTCAGAAGTAATTCCAGGCAGGTACCAAACTCTCATAAATAtggggtaacacacacacacgcacacacacacatgcacacacacactgtaacaatGCTGTAAAGATGCCTTTCCAGTATTTtgatctgtgttttatttttttaagtcttTAAAGAAAACTACTTAATGAAGGATTCTTACATTTTCATTGCTTCAAAAGAAATCCAGAATTCTAGCGGTAACCTAAAAATGGTAAAGAGTCGAGTGGAGAACACAGGATATGAAAGGATACCAGTAACTTGtgaggggaaagagagagagtatggcGCATACAACTATTCACCGCTTCCCGGGGCACTGGCATTGAATATGAATGGAACAAATTCACCAACATCAGCACTTACAGCACTAAATGTGGAAGTATGTACCTCAACAGTAAATACTGAGCAAGCACTGTCTTCTCCAAAAGGTGGGTAAACATGTAATTTTTCCTCAGGGTGTAAGGGCTGACTAGACTAAACTACTAACTTTACTTTTTCTTTGATGGTCATGATTATATCAGTCATTATTGAGTGGCTaaaatgtgaatgtgaatggAAAATGTGAATGGAAAGTTAGCACCTAGTTCACATTTCTACACACTCTAACAAGGGAACAAATGGTCCATATTTGATAAGTCAGCTTCTGGTTACAAGAGCCTGCTATATAACTACACAAAATATCTTGCTGTTTCCCACTGACCAATTAAGAGTTATACTAATAAGACAGTAATACATATTCTTTTAGGGACAAAGGCtcataaaacaaaaactgatcgGACATACCTGGGTGTCAGAGTGAGAATGCCAGTAAAAGACATGCTCAGAGATATTCGCCTAGCCAAAGGATTGGACCCTAAAGAAATGCAGGTATTAATAATTCTCTTTACTTATATATGATACTTATACCATTCAGTGCccgccactaatattggcacccttggtaaatatgagcaaagaaggctgtgaaaaatgtctttattgtttaaccttttgatattttgttaaaaaattcacaaaaatactctgctctcatggatatcaaataattgcaaacacaacacaggtttatcaaaaaatctttgttaaatatacccTCATGGATATATaggtttgatatccatgagagtagatgtttttttttttaatttactgaacaataaagacacattttcacagccttctttactcatatttatgagaagtgccaatattagtggagaacACTGTATATACTTGAATAATGATATTTATCTCACTATTTTCCCCTTTTCTGTctagaagaaagaaaacaaaggaTTAAAAGGTTAGAATAAATTTACAGTGTACAGTAAGTTAATACATCTTTCCACcttaagcatttatttatattgtcaaAATTCTTTTTAGGGGATAAAAAACGAGTGAATATAAGTAGTTGTCGAAGAAATAGCCTGGTAAGTAAATTCTTCATAAATTCTAAGTTGGTTGTGCTTATTTAAAATGCTGTTAAAAATATTGGTGTACTGGCACACAACACAGTATGTGATGTACATCTGTCTTATAGAAAAACTGGCAAACAAAGAGTTTGGAAGAGCTTGCCTTTATACTAGAGGTGTTGGAAGAAGACCTTAAGACTAGTTCCTCCAGACAGTCAAGTAACCAACCACCCACCTTTGCCCCAGAGCTTGGAAACAAGTTCTGGGTGAAAAACCTTCTTCAGCAAGCTCATCTAGATGAGCCACCTCCAAATCCAGTTTGCTATGCAGCCACTAAAAAGTCCCCTATGCATTCTGCGGGAATCTATGGCTCTACATATGGCCAGGCTACTTCTCTCTTCACAGATTTAGAGTCAGATTACTATATACAAAGAAGGCAGCATGAAATGACCTGGTCTCCAAGTGACAGCAAAGTGCATGTCCCATCCCCACAAGAGATCTATTTCAGCACCAAGATGGACTGGTGGGGTTCACCACACAAAATAGGAAGTCCATCAAATTCATGCTCTGTGCAGGAGGACTGGGACAGCATGACATACTTCTGGACCCAAATGGAAAGAGAGGTGCATCTACTGAATCGTATCTCCAACCAAGAGCTTCTTACTCAGGATGAGAGGGGAAGAACGTAAGTTTATCCATCCTTAATCGTAATATTGTGGTTTTCCAATCAGGATTCAAAAGAGCGAGAGCTGCTTAACTGCATTTTAGACAACTAAAATTAGGAGAATGGTTATGACTGCTCCCCATCCATCAGCCTTTCTTGCAGGAAATCATACTATATCTGTAATCGAAATGAAAGATTTGTACTTGGTCTGGTTAATTGCATTAAAAAATTTGCATAATTTTGAATGGTCCATTGGCAAATGTGAAATTATAAAGAGAAATTTTCCTTGCTCAATCTTTAATGCATAGCAAACTTCCAGATCCCAACAATTCCACTCATAAAACAAGACCACAGGATATAAATAGTGATCCTCCCATTGATGagattttattacagaaacTAAACATACATACCCAAAATATTATTCCTTTAAAGATCACATTGCTTTTACTCCTTGAAAAGTGCAGAATTGACATTTCTTTCAAAATGACTCATATTTCATGGAGGACTATTATTGATATTCACTGAATCAGGCAGTACCAGAATAATATTGTCAATGTTTCCTTAGTATGTTGCCATTATTTGTATATGCTCTTTTCTCACAGACGCCTTCACCAAGCTGTTGATGAGGGGAAACGATCTCTTGTGTATGTTATTGCCAGACGGATGGCAAATCTAAACAAACTGGACAGCAAAGATGCAGATGGAAGGGTAATGTTATGACACACAGCAAGTTCATACACAGTTTATAAGACTCATATACTCTCTTgtctcacatacactcagaggtgggtagagtagccaaaaattttactcaagcacaagtaaaactactttgATTTGGTTTTGATCTTGGTTCTAGTTTCCCGTTCTGTGCTTTGCCTAGCCTGTTTTATGCccgtttgctgatcgcctgacctttgcctgtctttgtttctACTTTTGCCTTGACCTTTAGATTACATGTTCTTAATAAACCTctaaactgcacttgcatcctccCCAGGACTCAATTCATTACAGCCAGCTTGCTAACTACTTCTCTAGTTTACAGTAAGTTAGCTAGCAAGGGAAAATGCTTACCTACTACCACTACCTAgccatgggaaaaagaaagtaaaccCTATAATTCAGTAGCATGCTGTTATGACCCCGGTCTAGGGTCGAGGTGTAACATAAATAGTATAAACATAAATCATAatcaaaataatcaaaataatgaGGTCAACACACGTGCCATTCAATTCTTGGTACAACATATAAAGCAAGACAGGGGAATGGGACAACACAATAGCCTACCGAAACACCACGATATGTAACACTTCAAATCACTCGCTTCTATCACTCATACACAGTATACCAAACAAGCGAGTTCACTCAAACACCAAGAAAACTTTCGTTACTCAATCCTACCCACGCAATCACAGACACACCACACATCTGTATTCCTCCCGACATAACGTCCTTTTTTCTCTTAATAAGACGCACAATCTTCTCCTCTCCAATCCCCGTGCACAACATCAGCACTCCAATTAAGGCGAAGCGATCTGTGAGCGTGAAAcagggagagggacagagagagagagagaaaacacaccagcACAATACGTCTCCTGGCGTAACACATGTAAAACCACCTCAGGCAGCCTCTCAGATCATTTTGCAGAACTTATGGCACACTCTTCATTACAATATTGCTTCtgttcattgatgtttgagggaTTTTTTTATGCAAAGCTCACTTAAGATCCCTCCACAGCATCTTAATGGGGTCTGGACTTTTACCTGGCCATTCCAACACATTGATTTTTGTCTTTAGCCATTCACGTTGTTTATTTGCTTGTGTGATTAGGATCATTGTTCTGTTGCATGACCCAATTTCGGCCCAGctgcgtgccaggaaaaaaccTTTGCAAGACTATAGCTTGCCAATGAGCATTTAGGAAAATACCAGGCATTTcagaataatgtgctctggacagacaaatcaaacaGAGTTTGACATGTTtagcgcagaccaaagacaacttttcaTGTTATGGTTTGAGGTTGCTTTgttgcctcagggactggacagcttgcattcattgattcaactatgaagtCTGCATCATATTAAAgtgtgcttgaagataatgtgaagcTATCTGTCCGGAAGTttaagttgaactgaaagtggacctttcaacagggtaatgatcctaagcacactagcaaatccaccaaggatgccgcaaaaagaagaaatggagggttatggaatggcctaatCAAAACCCggatttacagtgggggaaatacgTATTGAAAactttaacatttatttcagtaaatatatttccactgaGGATATCcacctgaaattttcaccagactttggtataaactcaagaaatccacacatataaataaatgcaaacattaaagtccatgaatgaagttatatgtaataaactggaatgacacaggaaaaaagtattgaacacactaagtgaaatttatttaatactta is a genomic window containing:
- the zgc:113279 gene encoding uncharacterized protein zgc:113279 isoform X2, with translation MKDSYIFIASKEIQNSSGNLKMVKSRVENTGYERIPVTCEGKEREYGAYNYSPLPGALALNMNGTNSPTSALTALNVEVCTSTVNTEQALSSPKGTKAHKTKTDRTYLGVRVRMPVKDMLRDIRLAKGLDPKEMQKENKGLKGDKKRVNISSCRRNSLKNWQTKSLEELAFILEVLEEDLKTSSSRQSSNQPPTFAPELGNKFWVKNLLQQAHLDEPPPNPVCYAATKKSPMHSAGIYGSTYGQATSLFTDLESDYYIQRRQHEMTWSPSDSKVHVPSPQEIYFSTKMDWWGSPHKIGSPSNSCSVQEDWDSMTYFWTQMEREVHLLNRISNQELLTQDERGRTRLHQAVDEGKRSLVYVIARRMANLNKLDSKDADGRTSLHLAAQKNEHIVVADLISLGANINEKDKYGKTCLHLSAEYGYIRVLEVLKSYMKSGKYIDLEARDVNGLSALQLASVALKSVVGNLEKSVTVGHARLHSLRKEQMMETLKCLLQMECNLQCLLGQDWATVGQK
- the zgc:113279 gene encoding uncharacterized protein zgc:113279 isoform X1, with amino-acid sequence MKDSYIFIASKEIQNSSGNLKMVKSRVENTGYERIPVTCEGKEREYGAYNYSPLPGALALNMNGTNSPTSALTALNVEVCTSTVNTEQALSSPKGTKAHKTKTDRTYLGVRVRMPVKDMLRDIRLAKGLDPKEMQKKENKGLKGDKKRVNISSCRRNSLKNWQTKSLEELAFILEVLEEDLKTSSSRQSSNQPPTFAPELGNKFWVKNLLQQAHLDEPPPNPVCYAATKKSPMHSAGIYGSTYGQATSLFTDLESDYYIQRRQHEMTWSPSDSKVHVPSPQEIYFSTKMDWWGSPHKIGSPSNSCSVQEDWDSMTYFWTQMEREVHLLNRISNQELLTQDERGRTRLHQAVDEGKRSLVYVIARRMANLNKLDSKDADGRTSLHLAAQKNEHIVVADLISLGANINEKDKYGKTCLHLSAEYGYIRVLEVLKSYMKSGKYIDLEARDVNGLSALQLASVALKSVVGNLEKSVTVGHARLHSLRKEQMMETLKCLLQMECNLQCLLGQDWATVGQK